From the genome of Leptolyngbyaceae cyanobacterium, one region includes:
- a CDS encoding pentapeptide repeat-containing protein, whose product MDTDELLKRYAAGERDFRGANLIGVDLERANLVGANFSEAFLATANLSRTWLTGTNFTGAFLHRVNLSYAKVNEARLTEADLTKANLQGAYFAKSILVGTKLSGAILTSVNLHLANLQGVNLCGADLRGINLRSANLMNANLSWANLSGARLSGALLRGALLNGVTFSGALLNGVDFNNVDLDGVNLSDAKLSGANLSGANLSASNLSNAQLRVSILSRSNLHAANLNKAVLFKADLCEADLSKADLSLADLSEADLTGANLNVARLCEADLTNASLRNAYLWGANLNSAYLRGCDMSGASLRGAYMEGVDCQQAILSGATMPDGSLHE is encoded by the coding sequence ATGGATACCGATGAACTGCTCAAACGTTATGCTGCGGGAGAAAGAGATTTTCGAGGAGCGAACTTGATTGGAGTCGATCTAGAAAGAGCAAACTTAGTAGGGGCAAATTTTTCAGAAGCTTTCTTGGCGACTGCAAATCTCAGTAGAACTTGGCTGACGGGTACTAATTTCACTGGTGCTTTTTTGCATCGAGTAAATTTAAGCTATGCCAAAGTGAACGAAGCAAGACTAACAGAAGCAGATTTGACAAAAGCGAACTTACAAGGAGCTTACTTCGCTAAATCAATCTTGGTAGGGACAAAGTTGAGCGGAGCAATTCTCACATCGGTGAATTTACATTTAGCTAATTTACAAGGAGTTAACCTTTGTGGAGCGGATTTACGAGGAATTAATTTGCGTTCTGCCAACTTAATGAATGCTAATCTAAGTTGGGCTAATTTGAGCGGGGCGAGATTGAGTGGTGCGTTACTTCGAGGAGCATTACTAAATGGCGTGACTTTCAGCGGTGCTTTGTTAAATGGAGTAGATTTCAACAACGTTGATTTGGATGGGGTAAACTTAAGCGATGCCAAGCTGAGCGGCGCTAATTTGAGCGGCGCTAATCTTTCTGCTAGCAATTTGAGTAATGCTCAATTAAGAGTTTCTATTCTATCGCGATCGAATCTCCATGCAGCCAATCTGAATAAAGCCGTACTATTTAAAGCAGACTTGTGCGAAGCGGATCTCAGTAAGGCAGATTTATCATTAGCTGATTTAAGCGAAGCAGACTTAACTGGAGCTAATCTGAACGTAGCTAGATTGTGCGAAGCAGACTTAACTAATGCTAGTCTCCGGAATGCTTATTTGTGGGGTGCTAACCTGAATTCTGCCTACTTGCGGGGTTGCGATATGAGCGGTGCTAGTCTGCGCGGAGCATATATGGAAGGAGTCGATTGTCAGCAGGCAATCTTAAGCGGTGCTACGATGCCAGATGGCTCTCTCCACGAGTAA
- a CDS encoding HNH endonuclease — protein sequence MLNTFGLGPHARKRNVEPIPHVGQEFLMEIFDGKCAYCLQVANSWDHIVPISQGGRTTPGNIVPACNKCNSSKNNQDVFEWMNKKGKVLRLILSFGKE from the coding sequence TTGCTAAATACTTTTGGGCTTGGGCCTCATGCTAGAAAGCGGAATGTTGAACCAATCCCCCATGTCGGACAAGAGTTTTTGATGGAAATATTTGACGGTAAATGTGCCTACTGTCTTCAGGTTGCTAATAGTTGGGATCACATTGTTCCTATCTCTCAAGGAGGTAGAACTACGCCAGGAAATATAGTACCTGCCTGTAATAAGTGCAATAGTTCCAAAAACAATCAAGATGTTTTTGAATGGATGAATAAAAAAGGTAAGGTATTACGCCTCATCCTGAGTTTTGGGAAAGAATAA
- a CDS encoding pentapeptide repeat-containing protein, with the protein MDANELLKRYAAGERDFRGVNLIGANLENANLEGANFSDAYLAAANLSRTHLTGAIFIGAFLHRTNLSFAKVNEANLSDADLTKANLQGAYFVKSVLVGTRLAGAILLGVNLRLANLEGVNLCGADLRGINLRSANLVNANLNWSNLTGARLSGALLRGASLNGVKLSKAFMNGVDLNRIDLDGVNLSEAKLSGANLSGSNLCATNFTSAQLRVSLLARANLHAANLTCATITKADLCEANLSKADLSEANLSDADLTGANLNMANLSDVNLSNASLRGAYLWGANFNVAQLRGADLTGASLRGAYLKREEAYWPEAILTGATMPDGSRHE; encoded by the coding sequence ATGGATGCCAATGAATTACTAAAACGTTATGCGGCAGGAGAAAGAGATTTTCGGGGCGTCAACCTGATCGGAGCTAATCTAGAAAATGCCAACTTAGAAGGCGCTAACTTTTCTGACGCCTACCTAGCAGCAGCCAATCTGAGCCGCACTCACCTAACAGGAGCGATTTTCATCGGAGCTTTTTTACATCGCACGAATTTAAGTTTTGCTAAAGTTAATGAAGCAAACCTTTCAGACGCAGATTTAACAAAAGCTAACCTGCAAGGAGCTTATTTTGTCAAATCGGTGCTAGTCGGTACGCGATTAGCTGGAGCCATACTACTGGGCGTCAATTTGCGTTTGGCTAACTTAGAGGGTGTTAACCTGTGCGGTGCAGATTTACGGGGAATTAATTTGCGCTCTGCTAACTTGGTAAATGCTAATCTGAATTGGTCTAATTTAACTGGTGCCAGATTAAGCGGTGCTTTATTGCGGGGAGCTTCTTTAAATGGAGTAAAACTAAGTAAAGCTTTTATGAATGGTGTAGATTTGAACCGCATAGATTTAGATGGAGTAAATTTAAGCGAGGCTAAACTGAGCGGAGCCAACTTAAGCGGTTCTAATTTGTGCGCTACTAACTTTACTTCTGCACAATTGCGGGTATCGCTATTAGCAAGAGCAAATCTCCATGCAGCTAATTTAACTTGTGCAACGATTACAAAAGCTGATTTGTGCGAAGCTAATTTGAGTAAAGCAGATTTAAGCGAAGCTAATCTGAGCGATGCAGATTTGACTGGCGCTAATTTAAATATGGCAAATCTCAGCGATGTCAATCTGAGCAATGCCAGTTTGCGGGGCGCTTATTTGTGGGGCGCTAATTTTAACGTGGCGCAACTACGAGGGGCTGATTTGACGGGAGCTAGCTTGAGAGGAGCGTATCTCAAGCGAGAAGAAGCATACTGGCCAGAAGCTATTCTAACCGGAGCTACGATGCCTGATGGCAGCCGTCACGAGTAA
- a CDS encoding DUF4079 domain-containing protein, which produces MELQDFLALIHPALAVTVVFPCLGMVVNLAWHTRQRRLLPNANKNKSILPLPNPGLAHLELGRWLTGLVVTVTLIGLAYPIFDHIITKQVWKTAPLKSASISLIFMDTLACLLLLYRSEKKLWRAIFAILTGTGLVVLGCQDGVFRRTNEWYWSHYYIGIAATLLMIFSLSIAQDIYRDKSNRWRIFHVILNIFAVLLFVGQGFTGTRDLLEIPLSWQEKYIYTCDFITKVFPTSAITLPFT; this is translated from the coding sequence ATGGAATTGCAAGATTTTCTGGCTTTAATTCACCCCGCTCTAGCAGTTACAGTAGTTTTCCCCTGCCTTGGTATGGTAGTCAATCTTGCATGGCATACGCGCCAGCGCCGATTATTGCCAAACGCAAATAAAAATAAAAGCATTTTGCCTTTGCCAAATCCCGGTTTAGCGCATCTCGAACTAGGACGTTGGTTGACAGGTTTAGTTGTCACCGTTACTTTAATCGGGCTAGCTTATCCAATTTTCGACCATATTATCACTAAACAAGTGTGGAAGACCGCCCCTTTGAAATCTGCCTCGATCTCGCTGATATTTATGGACACCCTCGCCTGTTTACTATTGCTTTATCGCTCGGAAAAGAAACTATGGCGGGCGATTTTTGCGATTTTAACCGGCACTGGTTTGGTCGTTCTCGGTTGTCAGGATGGCGTTTTTCGGCGGACTAATGAATGGTATTGGTCTCACTATTACATCGGGATCGCCGCTACCTTACTGATGATTTTTTCTTTGTCGATCGCACAAGATATTTATCGGGATAAATCGAATCGCTGGCGCATTTTTCACGTGATTCTAAACATTTTTGCAGTTTTACTATTTGTCGGACAAGGCTTCACAGGTACGCGGGATTTATTAGAAATTCCTTTAAGCTGGCAAGAAAAATATATTTATACCTGCGATTTTATTACCAAAGTTTTCCCGACCTCAGCGATAACACTGCCGTTCACATAG